The proteins below are encoded in one region of Fimbriimonadaceae bacterium:
- a CDS encoding GHKL domain-containing protein: MKYQGPRLQDREGRLLLFSTLVSGVLLIGILALTWSNHAAVVRLATTDVELERTAKDILRLDEALTMTARMAALTSDPVWTNRYDRLETELDGSIARIFELASPKEREQIRTTIEANRALVALERRAIDLAQRGKSGEAYRQVFGPEYDRLKNQYLSGVQASLNLVAQRTESQVIASFAWATTVSIGSTLGLALSLLVLANGRRVSRRETRLRQELSLLTRQNTVERLAVGLAHELNQPLAAIVHYADAALKTLEDEGDRDIVRQALEGVSLQAQRAGQIVNRVRSYSKPSARPPERIDLRDVLRAALWLLQPEAESSRVALRQDLGGPVTVRGDVVQLQQVFVNLVLNGIEACQDLGGAGVVHVQIRAETGHVLATVRDNGTGIDETRLASLFEALESTKSGGLGLGLAIAREIVEGHGGRIEVSRSDGTTAFVVRLPREA; encoded by the coding sequence CCAGGGCCCTAGGCTGCAAGACCGGGAGGGACGCCTCCTCCTCTTCTCGACCCTGGTCTCCGGCGTGCTCCTCATCGGCATCCTCGCCCTTACGTGGTCGAACCATGCGGCCGTCGTCCGGCTCGCCACGACCGACGTCGAGCTCGAACGGACGGCCAAGGACATTCTGCGCCTCGACGAGGCCCTGACAATGACCGCCCGGATGGCCGCGCTCACCTCCGATCCGGTCTGGACGAACCGCTACGACCGGCTGGAAACCGAACTCGACGGGTCGATCGCGAGGATCTTCGAGCTGGCCTCGCCGAAGGAGCGAGAACAGATCCGGACCACTATCGAGGCGAACCGGGCCCTCGTCGCGCTCGAGCGCCGGGCGATCGACCTCGCGCAAAGGGGTAAGTCCGGCGAGGCTTACCGCCAGGTCTTCGGCCCCGAGTACGACCGTCTTAAGAATCAGTACCTCTCGGGGGTCCAGGCCTCCCTTAACCTCGTTGCCCAGCGCACCGAGAGCCAGGTCATCGCGTCCTTCGCGTGGGCGACGACGGTCTCCATTGGATCGACTCTCGGGCTCGCACTCTCCCTCCTCGTGCTCGCGAACGGGCGGCGTGTCTCCCGGCGGGAGACACGGTTGCGGCAAGAACTCAGCCTCCTGACCCGTCAGAACACGGTCGAGCGGCTCGCCGTCGGCCTCGCCCACGAGCTTAACCAGCCCCTCGCGGCGATCGTTCACTACGCCGACGCGGCGCTCAAGACCCTTGAGGACGAGGGGGACAGGGATATCGTCCGCCAAGCCCTCGAAGGCGTCAGCCTCCAAGCCCAGCGCGCAGGGCAGATCGTGAACCGCGTCCGCAGCTATTCGAAGCCGTCCGCGAGGCCGCCGGAGCGGATCGACCTGCGCGACGTCCTGCGGGCCGCACTCTGGTTGCTCCAGCCCGAAGCAGAGTCTAGCCGCGTCGCCCTCCGCCAGGACCTCGGGGGGCCGGTGACCGTGCGGGGCGACGTGGTCCAGCTCCAGCAAGTCTTTGTGAACCTGGTCCTCAATGGCATCGAAGCCTGCCAAGACCTTGGCGGGGCGGGGGTCGTGCATGTCCAGATCCGCGCGGAGACCGGCCATGTCCTCGCGACCGTCCGTGATAACGGAACGGGGATCGACGAGACTCGGCTTGCCTCCCTTTTCGAAGCGCTGGAGTCGACCAAGTCGGGCGGGCTCGGGCTGGGGCTCGCCATCGCCCGCGAGATC